One window of Quercus robur chromosome 5, dhQueRobu3.1, whole genome shotgun sequence genomic DNA carries:
- the LOC126726560 gene encoding F-box protein At5g46170 yields MSDLTFSEPQSHIDHFDRLPDSILLLIFNRIGDVKALGRCCVVSRRFHSLVPQVDNVVVRVDCVISDDDSSSSSLSAPAISCSSDKSRNPFSNLFRFVFGGIVKPLQLFTQLLNPKRPASSSSASSALLLSEDSDAEHGGGGGGGGVTHHSPTQVLKNFNEIRFLRIELPSGELGIEDGVLLKWRADFGSTLDDCVILGASAVFRSPAYAAAADAAAACGTGEDNGSIPDSFYTNGGLKLRVVWTISSLIAASARHYLLQPIISEHKTLDNLVLTDADGQGVLCMNREQLEELRVKPLSASSASKRTQVPALNMRLWYAPHLELPDGMVLKGATLVAIRPSDQSVPAMSKKEVSDVSWVSTAFEEPYGTAAKMLVKRRTYCLEMNSF; encoded by the coding sequence ATGTCAGATCTGACGTTTTCGGAGCCGCAATCCCACATCGACCACTTCGACCGCCTTCCCGACTCTATCCTCCTCTTGATCTTCAACAGGATCGGCGATGTCAAGGCCTTGGGTCGGTGCTGCGTCGTTTCGCGCCGCTTCCACTCCCTCGTCCCTCAGGTAGACAACGTCGTCGTTCGGGTCGACTGCGTTATCTCCGACGACGACTCTTCGTCTTCTTCGCTTTCCGCCCCGGCTATCTCCTGCTCCTCCGACAAGTCTCGCAACCCCTTCTCGAACCTCTTCCGTTTCGTTTTCGGCGGAATCGTCAAGCCACTTCAGCTCTTTACCCAACTCCTTAACCCTAAGAGACCCGCTTCGTCTTCTTCCGCCTCCTCCGCTCTGTTGCTCTCCGAAGACTCCGATGCCGAACACGGTGGAGGCGGTGGCGGTGGAGGCGTTACTCACCATTCCCCGACCCAGGTCCTCAAAAACTTCAACGAAATTCGCTTCCTTCGAATCGAGCTTCCCAGCGGCGAATTGGGTATCGAGGATGGGGTTTTGCTCAAATGGCGTGCCGATTTCGGCTCCACCCTCGACGATTGCGTCATTCTCGGCGCCTCTGCGGTTTTCCGGTCCCCGGCGTACGCCGCCGCCGCCGATGCAGCAGCCGCCTGCGGTACCGGAGAGGACAACGGGAGCATACCGGATTCGTTTTACACGAATGGGGGTCTGAAACTGCGTGTGGTTTGGACAATTAGCTCTTTGATTGCAGCTTCGGCTAGGCATTACTTGCTGCAACCCATAATTTCGGAGCACAAGACGTTGGATAATCTCGTGCTGACCGATGCCGATGGGCAAGGCGTGTTGTGTATGAATAGGGAGCAGCTGGAGGAGCTGAGAGTGAAGCCGCTATCGGCTTCCTCTGCCTCGAAGAGGACCCAAGTTCCGGCTCTTAATATGCGCCTTTGGTATGCGCCGCACTTGGAATTGCCCGATGGGATGGTTCTCAAGGGTGCCACCCTTGTCGCCATTCGGCCCAGCGATCAGTCTGTGCCCGCCATGAGCAAGAAGGAAGTGTCCGATGTGTCGTGGGTCTCCACGGCTTTCGAGGAGCCTTATGGTACTGCCGCCAAGATGCTCGTCAAGCGGAGGACTTACTGTCTTGAGATGAACTCATTCTGA